From a region of the Mercurialis annua linkage group LG1-X, ddMerAnnu1.2, whole genome shotgun sequence genome:
- the LOC126669396 gene encoding uncharacterized protein LOC126669396 produces the protein MEHVARFSAQCGEAGAHDFWKLRLFASSLTKMAFTWYSHLSPNSIGAWKDLEIKFHEEFYRAPPDVTLADLARISQLPSESVEKYIDHFRNLRTRCMTQISEGDCVPMVVKGMNFAMREHFEGHCFRDLFELINRVRSYERLLQEKEQRRGSSKGTYYRDQLDVAVITDSEDDSSDDEADDIFDALLKDGHISLSECHVIPSSEELVGKDYCKFHNSWRHNTNNCVVFRNVVQKAITEGM, from the exons ATGGAGCACGTTGCGCGATTTTCGGCACAATGCGGAGAGGCCGGAGCCCATGACTTTTGGAAGCTGCGTCTGTTCGCTAGTTCCCTCACTAAAATGGCATTCACATGGTATTCCCACTTATCGCCTAACTCGATCGGCGCGTGGAAGGACTTGGAAATAAAGTTCCATGAGGAATTCTACAGAGCACCACCCGATGTCACCTTGGCCGATTTAGCAAGAATCTCCCAGTTACCGAGTGAGTCGGTAGAAAAATATATCGACCATTTCCGGAACTTAAGGACAAGATGCATGACTCAAATCTCTGAGGGAGATTGCGTGCCAATGGTTGTGAAAGGAATGAACTTCGCCATGAGGGAACATTTTGAAGGTCACTGCTTTAGAGACTTGTTTGAACTCATAAACAGGGTTAGGAGCTACGAGCGATTACTCCAAGAGAAGGAACAGAGGCGAGGTTCCTCCAAGGGCACGTACTATCGAGATCAGTTAGACGTCGCGGTCATTACAGATAGTGAAGATGACTCATCAGATGATGAA GCCGATGACATCTTCGATGCTCTATTGAAAGATGGGCATATCTCTTTATCTGAATGCCATGTCATACCTTCAAGTGAAGAACTAGTTGGCAAAGATTATTGCAAGTTTCACAATTCTTGGAGACACAACACTAATAATTGCGTGGTATTCCGAAATGTGGTCCAAAAGGCGATTACTGAAGGAATGTAG